The Azospirillum thermophilum genome contains the following window.
AGATGACGCAGTCGCATGGGTCCGGCTCCTTCCTCAGACGGCGACGATCCTGACGGCGCACTTCTTGAAGTCGGTCTGCTTGCTGATCGGGTCGGTGGCGTCGAGCGTGCACTTGTTGATCAGCCGGGCGGAGTCGAACCAGGGCACGAAGACCACGCCGCGCGGCGGCCTGTTGCGGCCGCGCGTCTCCACGCGGGTGCGCATCTCGCCCCGGCGCGACACCACCCGTACCTCCGACCCGCGGCGCAGGCCGCGGTCCTTCGCGTCGTCCGGATGCATGTAGACCAGCGCCATCGGCACCGCCTTGTAGAGCTCCGGCACCCGCATGGTCATGGACCCGCTGTGCCAGTGCTCCAGCATGCGGCCCGTCACCAGCCACAGGTCGAAATCCTTGTCGGGCGATTCCGCCGGCGGTTCGTAGGGGAAGGCGAAGACGTTGGCCTTGCCGTCGGGATTGCCGTAGAAGCGCAGCCCCTCGCCGGCCGGGACGAAGGGGTCGAGCCCCTCGCGGTAGCGCCAGCGCGTCTCCTTGCCCTCCACCACCGGCCAGCGCAGGCCGCGCACCTGGTGGTACTGGTCGAAGGGTGCCAGATCATGCCCGTGGCCGCGCCCGAAGGTGGCGTACTCCTCGAACAGGCCCTTCTGCACGTAGAAGCCGAAGGCCTTGGACTCCTGGTTCTCGTAGGCGGCGTCGAGCTCCGCGACGGGGAACCGGTCGACCTGTCCGTTGCGGTAGAGCACGTCGAACAGCGACTTGCCGCGGAAGCCGGGGTTGGCGTCGAGGACCTCCTTCGGCCACACCTCGTCGGTGGTGAAGCGCTTGGAGAACTCCATGATCTGCCAGAGGTCGGAGCGTGCCTCGCCCGGCGCGGTGACGAGCTGATGCCAGAAATGCGTGCGGCGTTCGGCGTTGCCGTAGGCGCCCTCCTTCTCCACCCACATGGCGGCGGGCAGGATCAGGTCGGCGGCCGAGGCCGTCACCGTGGGATAGGCGTCCGACACCACGATGAAGTTGGCGGGGTTGCGGTAGCCGGGGAACGTCTCGTTCCCGGTGTTGGGCGCCGCCTGAAGGTTGTTGTTGACCATGATCCAGAAGGCGTTGAGCTTGCCGTCCTTCAGCATCCGGTCCATCTGCACGGCGTGATAGCCGACCTTGCCGGGCAGCAGGCCCTTCGGCACCTTCCAGATCTCCTCGGCATGGCTGCGGTGGATCGGGTTCGCCACCTGCATGTCGGCGGGCAGCCGGTGCGAGAAGGTGCCGACCTCGCGCGCCGTGCCGCAGGCCGAGGGCTGGCCGGTCAGCGAGAAGGGGCTGTTGCCCGGCTCGGAGATTTTCCCGGTCAGCAGGTGGATGTTGTAGACCATGTGGTTGGCCCAGACGCCGCGCACATGCTGGTTGAAGCCCATGGTCCACAGCGACATGACCCTGGTCTTCGGGTCGGCGTAGAGCTCGGCCAGGGCGAGCAGCCGCTCCTTCGGCACCTTGCTGAGCTCCGCCGCCTTGTCGACCGTATAGTCGCTGACGAAGCGGGCGAACTCCTCGAAGCTGATCGGCTTGGAATCGGCGGGGTCCTTGGCGTTGGCGGCCCGCACCTCCAGCACATGCTCCGGCCTGAGGCCATAGCCGATGTCCTTCTGGCCCAGGCGGAAGTTGCAGTGCTTCCCGATGAACTCCGTGTTGACCCGGCCGGTCTGGATGATGTGGTTGGCGATGAAGTTCAGGATCGCCAGGTCGGTCCCCGGCTCGAACAGCATGGGAATGTCGGCCAGCTCGAAGCTGCGGTGCTCGAAGGTGGAGAGCACGGCGACCTTGGCGCCGGCGTGGCTGAGCCGCCGGTCGGCGATGCGCGTCCACAGGATGGGGTGCATCTCCGCCATGTTGGAGCCCCACAGCACGAAGGCGTCGGCCGCCTCGATGTCGTCGTAGCAGCCCATCGGCTCGTCCATGCCGAAGGTCCGGATGAAGGCGACGGCGGCGGACGCCATGCAGTGGCGTGCGTTGGGGTCCAGGTTGTTGGTGCGGAAGCCGGCGCGCATCAGCTTGGACGCCGCATAGCCTTCCCAGATCGTCCATTGGCCGGAGCCGAACATGCCGACCGCCTCCGGCCCCTTCTCCTTCAGCACGCGCTTCCATTGGCGGGCCATCTCGTCGAAGGCCTGGTCCCAGGTGACGGGCTGGAACTCGCCCTCCTTGTCGTATCTGCCGTCCTTCATGCGCAGCAGCGGCCGGGTCAGCCGGTCCTCGCCGTACATGATCTTCGACAGGAAATAGCCCTTCACGCAGTTCAGGCCGCGGTTGACCTCCGCCTGCATGTCGCCGTGGGTGGCGACGACGCGGTTCTCCTTCACCGCCACCATGACGCCGCAGCCGGTGCCGCAGAAGCGGCAGGGCGCCTTGGACCATTTGAGCTGCGCATCCTCCCCGGCGATCATCGAGGTCTGGGCCGCCGCCGGCAGGGAAAGCCCGCCGGCCGCCGCCGCCGCGGCCACCGCCTGCGCCTTGATGAAGTCCCGCCGATCCATCATCGCAAGGTCCTCCCATTCTTCATTGTCGTGGTGCGCGAGATCGGGCGCGCCTCAGATCGCGCCGGCTTCCGCCGGTCCGGCATGGTGGAAGACGAGAAGGGCGGCCAGCACCCCGTCGAGATGCTGGATGTCGCTCATGCGTCCGGCGATCCAGCCTTCATCCGGACCTTCCAGGGTCACCACCATCTTCGCCCGCTCCTGCAGGGCGATCTCCGTGCCGGGCATGGCTGCGAGGGCGGTGCGCACCGCCGCCTCCCGGTCCGGCCGGACCTGGACGAGCAGCGAGGCGATGTGCAGCTCGCCGGCAGCGGTATCAGGGCGCGTGGGCGGTGCGGTCATGCGCGGTCTCCTGTCATGGCGCCGGCAGCCGGGCGGACGGCGACGGCGCCGGTCGGGCAGGGCGCCACGCAGGCGCCGCAGCCGGTGCACAGGGCGGCGTCCACCGCGGTGTCGGCAAGTCCGCCCGGGGCCGGCGCGATGCGGATGGCGGATTCGGGGCAGGCGTCGCGGCAGCTCCGGCAGACGATCCGCCGGTTGCCCAGGCAGTCCGCCCCGATCGTGGCGGTCAGCGTCCAGGGGTGCCCGGTGCGGTCGAACAGCGGGGCAGGGCAGGCGTCGGCGCAGGCGCCGCAGAAGCTGCATTCGCCATGTCCGAACCGGATCTCCGGGAAGCCGCCGTCGCCCGGCTGCAGGATGCCTTCGGGGCAGGCCCCGCCGCAGGCGCCGCAGCGGGTGCACAGGGCGGCGAAGCGCTCGGGCGACGACCAGGGTGGCCGGATGGGGGCCGGGTCGCGCGCTTCCCGGCCGCGCCGTGCGCCGCCGCGCAGGAATCGCCGTCTCGCGAGGTCGATGCCGTCGCCGGTCATGGTGGCCTCCGCCGCCGGTCAGACCGGCGGCGGGCCCGGCGGCCCGGCGATGAGCTGGTACATCCAGACACAGAAGCCATAGCCGCCGACCACCGCGATGGACAGGATCGGCCAGATCACCACGGCCAGCAGCAGGAACATGGCGACTTCCTGCCGCCGCGTCGCAGGGGACGCGGCCTGCGCCGCCGTCCCGGCTTCGGTCGCCCGGTGCGATGCCGGACGTTCCGGTCCGGATCTGTGGAATTGGCTCATGGCGGTTACGGTCGAAGTGTCGGTGCAAGAATCCCAACCGCAGGCGGCACAGGAAGTTCCGGTGCCGGGACGGGGTCCGCAACGGTGCGGCGCGCGCGCTGTTGGGAGGATTGAGGATTCCACGACATCAGGAGGCACGGGCACCATGCAGAGGAGGAGAGGACGCGGTCTGTTTTCCGCCGGCAGCCTGGCGGCGTTCGCCGGGGGTGCCGTCGTCGCGGTGATCGCCAGCCGGGTGCTGCCGCCGCTGCTGGCGCAGGCTGCCGGGAGCGCGACCGGGCGCGATCCGTTCGAGGCGCTGGCCGACGACCATCGGCATATCATGGCCCTGCTCACCGAGATGGAGCGGACCCGGCCGGACGAGACCTTCCGGCGCACCCAGCTCCTGCTGCGGCTGAAGCGCCGGCTCGCCGCCCATGCCCTGGCGGAGGAGGACGTGGTCTATCCGCTGCTCCACGACCGGGCCCACGAGGAGGGCGACACGCGCCGCCTCTACGGCGAGCATGCCGACATGAAGATGCACCTGTTCGCGCTGGAACAGATGCCGAAGGACGACCCCGCCTGGCGCAGCCGCCTGAGCGCGTTGAAGACGCTGATCGCCGGACATGTCCGCCAGGAAGAAGAGGTGGATTTCCCGAAGCTGCGCGGCGCGCTCGGGCAGCAGGCCACCGGGCGCCTGTCCGGCACCGTGCAGCGGGAAAAGGCGCTGATCCTTTAGCCGGCGCCATGCCCGCCATCGGGACCCGCCTGCCTGGCGCAGCGGGGCGGGTCCCGCCGGTGGCGGACACGCGCGGGATAAGTTGAATTATGGAAACAATAGCCCGGGGTCAGGAGGCGAGGGAGCCGGCATCGAATTCCGGGGAATAGAAGCGCCAGCCGCCGCGGCCCTGGCGCTTGGCCTGGTACATCGCCATGTCCGCGTTCTTCACGAGCTGCTGAAGGTCGGTCCCATGGTCCGGCGCGAAGGTGATGCCGATGCTGGCGGAGATGTGCAGCGTCTGGCCGGCGATGAGGAACGGCTCCTCCAGATGCTCGAGCAGGCGGCGGGCGACGGCCTCGACCTCCGCATCGTCCCTGATCTCCGACAGGATGACGGTGAACTCGTCGCCGCCGATGCGCGCCACCGTTTCCGAATCCCGGATGCAGGAGGCCATGCGGTGCGCCGCCTCGCGCAGCAGCAGGTCGCCGATCCGGTGGCCGAAGCTGTCGTTCACCCACTTGAAGCGGTCGAGGTCGAGGAACAGCAGGGCCATGCGCTGGTGACAGCGCACCGCCCGGCGGATCGCCTGCTGCAGGCGGTCGTAGAACAGGGTGCGGTTGGGCAGGTCGGTCAGGGCGTCGTAGGTCGCCTGATGGCGGATCAGCTCCTCCGCCTGCTTGCGCTCGGTGACGTCCTGGATCGCCGTGATGAGGCCGAGCACGAGGCCGCCGGCATCGTGGAAAGGCTGGCCGACCTCCTTCAGGTAGAGGGTGCGGCCGTCCCAGGCCGTCACGGCGAACTCGATCTCGAAGCGCCTGTTCTCGGCCCAGGACTGGCGGTAGGCCTCCTGCACCTCGGCGCGGTGCCGGGGGGTGACGCGGTCGAGGAACGTGCCGGCGGTCGTCGGGCTGGCGCCGGCCGGAAGGCCGAGAATGTCGCCGAGATTCTCCGAAACCTCCAGCTCGTCCTCCGGCAGGTGGACCGTGTAGGCCAGCCGGGCGACGCGCTGCGCCTGGGCCAGCCGCGCCTCGCTGAGGCGCAGGGGCTCCTGCCGCTTGAGGTCCAGCAGCACGCGCAGCATCGTCAGGAACAGGGCGGCCAGCGCCAGGACGAAGACCGCGCCGTAGGGGGCGGTATCCCGGACCAGCGTCCGGCCGGGCTGTTCGGGCGTCCAGGTGAGATGGCCGAGCGGCTGCCCAGCCATGTCGCGCAGCGGCAGCGCCGCGAGATGGTCCGGCGCCGACAGTCCCGCGGCCCCCCTGCCCGCCTCCAACCTCTTCCGCTCGTCCTCGCCGCCGGCAACGAAGCGCAGGTCGCCGATGCGGCGCGAACCGGCGACCTTGGTCAGCTCCTTGTCGAGCGACACGAGAAACACCTGCACCGGCCGGTCGGGGTTGGGCGGGAGCGGCGCACGGCCCTCCTCATACTCGATGATGCGCGCGCCGAAGATGAAGAGGGTCCGCCCGATCCGGATCAGCCCGCCGAAGGCGTCCCGCCGTGCGCGTGCCAGGGCGACGAGCGCCATCAGCTCCGCGTTCTCGCGCGCGGCCTCTCCCAGGTCGGTGCGCAGGGCGCCGTTCTGCGAGGCATAGACGAGGGTGTCGTTGCCCGCCCACGCATAGGAGCGGTCGAGGCCCCACAGCCGCTCCGCATAGGGACCGACATTGGCATTGACCCAGTTGCTGTCGAAACGGACGACGATGTTGTCGACCGCGTCGTTCCACAGGCTGTATTCCTCGGCCTTCTTCGCCATGGCCCGGGTCAGCTCGCCCAGCGCCTCGTCGACCTCCGCCCGCGTCCGCTCGGCCGAGGCGGTGTCGATCCGCCGCGTCGATTCCAGGACGATGAACAGCCCGAAGGCGATGCTGATCACCACCAGGGCGATAGAAAGCAAGCCAAGTACATTAAGACGACGTGTGTCGTCCGAATCCTGGCCGAAGTATCTATGACTGCTGGTGCGGGTCATCATGGAATGCTTCTGCGATGTCCACGATTCGAGAAATGGTCGCACTCGGGCGTTAATTTTCTCCTTATGAAGGCCATTCGCGGATGAGCAACTTCCCCCGCCGTTCCGACCAAAGTTCCAGCCCGTCCTGTCCCGCAGCTATTTGTTGCACTGCTTCCTGTTGCTGTCAGCAATGGGAGATTCGGCGAAGGACGGCAACTTTTTCTTCACCATATTCGCATGATGCGGGTTCGATCTATAATCTGTGTCGTCAGCATTGCGGCGGCGGGCGGTCCGCTCTATAAAACGAGCGTTCGCTCGGAAATTGACCGTGCCAGCGAACCGGTGGGAGGAAGCATGAGCGTCACCATGACCCTGGCCGGGCGCAGCGCGCTCGTGACCGGCGCCTCCAGCGGGCTCGGCCGTCATTTCGCGCAGGTTCTGGCCGCGGCCGGGGCGCGGGTGGCGCTCGCCGCCCGGCGCAGGGAGGCGCTGGAGGAAACCCGCGCCGCGGTCGAGGCCGCGGGCGGCAGTGCCGTCGTCCTGGCGATGGACGTCACCGATCCCGCCTCCGTCGCCCGCGCGGTGGCCGAGGCGGCCGAGGCGCTGGGCGGCATCGACGTCCTGGTCAACAATGCCGGCGTCACCGCCACCACCCCCTTCCTCGACCTGGAGGAGGAGGAGTGGGACCGCGTCATCGCCACCAACCTGACCGGCTGCGCCCGCGTGGCCCGCGAAGTCGCCCGGCACATGCGCGACGGTGCAGCGGACGGAACCGGCCGGACCGGCGGCTCCATCGTCAACATCGCCTCCATCCTCGGACTGCGGGTCGCCGGACAGGTCGCGCCCTACGCGGCGTCCAAGGCCGGGCTGGTGCAGTTGACCAGGGCGATGGCGCTGGAACTGGCCCGCCACGGCATCCGGGTCAACGCGCTCTGCCCCGGCTATCTCGAAACCGAACTGAACCGCGACTTCTTCGCCACCGATGCAGGACGGGCGCTGGTCCGGCGGATTCCGCAGCGCCGGCTCGGCCGGCTGGAGGAGCTGGACGGCCCGCTGCTGCTGCTGTGCTCCGACGCCGGCTCCTACATGACGGGTTCCGTGATCGCCGTGGACGGCGGCCACCTCGTCTCCTCCCTCTGAGCGCCCGCCGCCCCCTCTCCCCGACCGAGGACAAGAGCCCCATGGACTTCACGCTGCCGCCCGAGCTGGACGACCACCGCCGCCGCGTCCGCGCCTTCGTCGAGGAGGAGATCCTCCCGGTGGAGGGCGACCGGGCGAACTGGGACGAGCATGAGAACATCGCCGCGGAGCCGCTGGAGCGGCTGCGCGCCAAGGCGAAGGCCGCCGGGCTGTGGGCGCTGCAGCTTCCCCGCGAGTGGGGCGGCCAGGGGCTGCCGATGGTCGGGCTCGCCGCCTGCTACGAGGAGATGAACCGCTCGATCTTCGGGCCGGTCTGCTTCAACGCCGCCGCTCCCGACGACGGGAACATGCGGTTGCTGAGCCAGGTCGCCACGCCGGCCCAGAAGGAACGCTGGCTGCGCCCGATCGCCGAGGGGCGGGTGCGCAGCGCCTTCGCGATGACCGAGCCGCATCCCGGCGGCGGCTCCGACCCGTCGATGATGCGCACGCGGGCGGAGCGCCGGGGCGACCGTTGGGTGGTCACCGGGCACAAGTGGTTCATCACCGGCGCCGGCGAGGCGCAGCACTTCATCCTGATCGCCCGCACCTCCGACGACCCGCGCAAGGGTCTGAGCGCCTTCCTGTTCGACCGCGACCAGCCGGGCTGGCGCATCGAGCGGCGCATTCCGATCATGGGGCCGGAGGAGCATGGCGGCCATTGCGAGCTGATCTTCGACGGTCTGGAGATCGCGGACGAGGATGTGCTGATGAGCATCGGCGACGGGCTGAAGGCGACGCAGATCCGCCTGGGGCCGGCGCGGCTGACCCACTGCATGCGCTGGACCGGGCTCGCCAAGCGCTGCCTGGAGATCGCCGGTGCCTACGTCAAGGAGCGCGAGAGCTTCGGCAGCACGCTGGCCGAGCATGAGGGGGTGCAGTGGCTGCTGGGCGAGGCGGCGATGCAGATCGAGATCGGCCGGCTGCTGACCATGAAGGCGGCATGGGCGCTCGACCACGGCAGCTATGCCCGCAAGGAGGTGTCGATGGCCAAGGTGCAGGTTGCCGACACGCTGTTCAAGGCGGTGGACACCGCCGTGCAGCTCTGCGGCGCGCGGGGCTACTCCAAGGATACGGTGCTGGAGTGGATCTACCGCTATGCCCGCCAGGCCAAGCTGGTGGACGGCGCGTCGGAGGTCCACAAGATGGTGCTCAGCCGCTCCTACCTCGCGGAGGGCGACGGGTTCTGGCGCTGGGGGTGAGCGCCGGCAGGGCGTCCAACCTTCAACGGCACACCACCCGCTCCCGCCTTGTTGACGGTTGTGGTTCCCAGTCTCCTCCGAATCCGGTGACGCACCCGTCCGCCTTTCGCAGGGGGGTGCGGCAAGTTGGCACAACGGCCGTGGTGCTATGCCGTCGTATATAACAAAAATGAAATGAATAAGCCGAACGGCAGACGCTGGCCGGGCAATGGCGGGGATCCCCAAGGGAACCGGAAGTCCAGGCCAGCCAACCCCTCTCATGGGAGCGAGAGACCATCATGCCAACCACCCTGCCCACCCGACCCGATCCCTTATCCTCCCTTTGGGAGACGGGACTGCCCCAGTTCGCCGCGGCCTTCGGAGCCGCCGTTCCCGACGCCGTGGACGCGGCGATTGCTTGCACGGGGGCGGGCGGCGCCGAGCGCGACGCGCTTGCCGGTTTCAGGACCGACATCGTCGCCTGCTGGCGCGACCTGCTCCAGGGCGCGCCGGCCGCCGCGCTGGCCGTCCGGTTCGACGGCATCTCGGCCGGGCTCGCGGCCAAGGGGGTCGGCGGGGAGCGGCTGCGGGCGCTCGACTGGCTGATCGCGGCGGAGCTGGCCTCGCGGGTTCCCGGCTGGGTCCGCCTGCGGCCGTCCCGGGCGGCGGCCGGCATCCGGGCCCTGCTGGCGCGGGTGGCGGAACTGCGCTCCACCGCGTCCGCTTCCGACGCCGCCGGGGCGGCCTCCGGCGCGGCCGGCGCTCCGCCGGTCTTCGCGGCGGAGCTGATGGACCGTACGGTGGACGTGGCGATCGCCATCAACGACGCTTCCGTCGCCAACGCCCAGATGGCGAGCCAGCTCCACGAGGTGGATTGCGACGCCCAGAGCATCGCCGCCGCCACCGAGGAGACCGTCACCGGCGTGTCGGAGATCGCGGAGCGCACCCGCGACGTCGTCGCCCTGTCGCGCGAGACCAACGGCGCCACCGCCCGCGGCCGCGAGACGGTGCAGGCGGCGCTCGGCCGGATGGATGCGATCGCCGAGGCCGTCGCCCAAGCGGCCCGGCGGGTTGGCGAACTCGCCTCCGCCTCGGAGCGGATCGCCGAGATCGTCGACACCATCGAGACGATCGCCAAGCAGACCAACCTGCTGGCGCTGAACGCGACGATCGAGGCGGCGCGGGCGGGAGAGGCCGGCAAGGGCTTCGCCGTCGTCGCCAGCGAGGTCAAGACCCTGTCCAACCAGACCGCCAAGGCGACAGAGGACATCCGCACCCGTATCGATTCGCTGAAGCACGAGATGGTGACGATCATCGGCGCCATGGACGACGGCACCCGCGCGGTGTCCGCCGGGCAGGAGGCGATGCGCGAGGTGACCGATCATATGGCCGAGGTGGCGCACGCCATCGACGCCACCACCCAGCGCATGGCCGAGATCTCCAGCATCCTGACCCAGCAGACCGCGGCGGCGAACGACGTGTCGGCCGGGGTGGTGCGCATCGCCGACCGCAGCGCCGTCAACAGCCGCGCCATCCTGCGCAGCGTCGAGGCGACCAAGAGCGTCGAGGGACTGCTGGCCAGCCAGCTCAAGCAGCTGATGGAACAGGACATCCAGCACAAGATCCTGAAGATCGCCAAGGTCGACCACGTCATCTGGAAGAAGCGTCTGGCCGACATGGTGGCCGGGCTGGAGACGCTGAACTCCGCCGACCTCGCCAGCCACGAGGCCTGCCGCCTCGGCAAGTGGTATTACGGGCCGGGCTCCCTGCAATACCGCCAGCACTCCGCCTTCGCTGCGCTCGAGGAACCGCACCGGCGCGTCCATGCCCATGGCAAGGCGGCGGTCGATGCCTTCAACACCGGCCGCACGGAACAGGCCATGGAGGAGATCGCCCGGGTCGAGGACGCCTCGAAGGAGGTGCTGCGCCTGCTCGACGCCCTGCAGAAGCCGGCCGGTTCCCCCGGCGTCTTCACCGGCGGCACCCAGGCCGCCTTCTGACGGGGCCGTCGCTCCCTGCCCTGTCCGCCGAGGAAGACAGGGCGGGGGCCTGCTGTCTGCGGCGGCGGACAGGCGGCCGGTACCGGGTTTCGCGCCCGGGCCCGGAAACCCGCGCTTTTCGGTCGCGGGCGGGAGCTGGCACAATGATTGCCAAGCGGACTGTTGCCTATGCCATCATGGGCGCCCGGTCTGCCTCTCCCGCCTGGAACCGTCCGAGATGAACAAGCTGATCGCCCTGGAAGACGCCGTCGAGCGCATCCCCGACGGAGCCTCGCTCCTCATCGGCGGCTTCATGGCCGTCGGTGGTCCCAACCGGCTGGTGGACGAGCTGATCCGCCAGGGCAAGCGCGAGCTGACGATCATCGCCAACGACACCGCCCGCCCGTCCCAGGGGTTGGGCAAGCTGGTGGTCGAGCGGCTGGTGCGCAGGGTGGTGACCAGCCACATCGGCCTCAACGCCGAGACCCAGCGCCAGATGATCGCCGGCGAGATCGAGGTGGAGCTGGTCCCGCAGGGGACGCTGGCCGAGCGGATCCGGGCCGGCGGCGTCGGTCTGGGCGGCGTGCTGACCCCGACCGGCGTCGGCACGGTGGTCGAGGAGGGCAAGCGCACGCTGGAGATCGACGGACGCTCCTACCTGCTGGATCTGCCGATCCGGGCCGACTTCGCGCTGATCGCGGCCAAGCAGGCCGACCTCTACGGCAACCTGACCTATGCGCTGACCGCGCGGAACTTCAACCCGATCATGGCGCTGGCCGCCGAGACGGTGATCGCCGAGGCCGACGACATCGTGCCGGTCGGCTGCATCCCGCCCGACGCGGTGATGACGCCCTCGGTGCTGGTCGACCATCTGGTGACCGCCCGCCATCCGCACCACCCGCAGCACTGACGCGACAGGAGGCAGCGCCATGGATGAGAAGACCCTGATCGCCCGCCGCGTCGCGCTGGAGCTGCGGGACGGCGACCTCGTCAACCTGGGCATCGGCCTGCCCACCCTGGTCGCCCGCTACATCCCGGCCGGCCGCAACATCTTCCTGCAGTCGGAGAACGGCATCGTCGGCATGGCCGGCCCGGTGGCGGGGGCGGAGAACCGCGACCTGACCGATGCCGGCGGCATGCCGATCGGCGCCATGCCGGGGGCGGCGGCCTTCGACAGCGCCCTGTCCTTCGGGCTGATCCGCGGCGGGCATCTGGACGTCACCGTGCTGGGCGGCCTGCAGGTGGACGAGGAGGGACGGCTTGCCAACTGGATGGTCCCGGGCAAGATGGTTCCCGGAATGGGCGGTGCCATGGATCTGGTCAGCGGCGCGCGCAAGGTCATCGTCGCCATGCAGCACAGCGCCCGGGGCGAGTCCAAGATCGTGAAGCGCTGCAGCCTGCCCGTCACCTCGGTCCGCCGGGTCGATCTGGTCGTCACCGATCTCGCGGTGATCCAGCCGACCGGGCGCGGGCTGGTCCTGAAGGAAACCGCGCCGGGGGTGACCGTGGCGCAGGTCCTCGCCAACACCGGCGCCGAGCTGATCGTCGCCGGGGACGTTCCCACCATGCCGCTGGAAGGTTTGAGCACATGAGTCTGAAAGGAAAATCCGCCGTCGTCACCGGGTCCACGAGCGGCATCGGGCTTGGCATCGCGCGGGCGCTGGCGGCGGAAGGCGCCGACCTGATGCTGAACGGCTTCGGCGACCCGGCGGAGATCAAGGCCCTGCAGGACGGCCTGTCCGCCGAATTCGGCGTGCGCGTCGGCTATCACGGCGCCGACATGAGCAAGCCGGACCAGATCGCCGACCTGATCGCCACCGCCGGCCGCGAGCTGGGCAAGGTCGACATCCTGGTCAACAACGCCGG
Protein-coding sequences here:
- the napA gene encoding periplasmic nitrate reductase subunit alpha, giving the protein MMDRRDFIKAQAVAAAAAAGGLSLPAAAQTSMIAGEDAQLKWSKAPCRFCGTGCGVMVAVKENRVVATHGDMQAEVNRGLNCVKGYFLSKIMYGEDRLTRPLLRMKDGRYDKEGEFQPVTWDQAFDEMARQWKRVLKEKGPEAVGMFGSGQWTIWEGYAASKLMRAGFRTNNLDPNARHCMASAAVAFIRTFGMDEPMGCYDDIEAADAFVLWGSNMAEMHPILWTRIADRRLSHAGAKVAVLSTFEHRSFELADIPMLFEPGTDLAILNFIANHIIQTGRVNTEFIGKHCNFRLGQKDIGYGLRPEHVLEVRAANAKDPADSKPISFEEFARFVSDYTVDKAAELSKVPKERLLALAELYADPKTRVMSLWTMGFNQHVRGVWANHMVYNIHLLTGKISEPGNSPFSLTGQPSACGTAREVGTFSHRLPADMQVANPIHRSHAEEIWKVPKGLLPGKVGYHAVQMDRMLKDGKLNAFWIMVNNNLQAAPNTGNETFPGYRNPANFIVVSDAYPTVTASAADLILPAAMWVEKEGAYGNAERRTHFWHQLVTAPGEARSDLWQIMEFSKRFTTDEVWPKEVLDANPGFRGKSLFDVLYRNGQVDRFPVAELDAAYENQESKAFGFYVQKGLFEEYATFGRGHGHDLAPFDQYHQVRGLRWPVVEGKETRWRYREGLDPFVPAGEGLRFYGNPDGKANVFAFPYEPPAESPDKDFDLWLVTGRMLEHWHSGSMTMRVPELYKAVPMALVYMHPDDAKDRGLRRGSEVRVVSRRGEMRTRVETRGRNRPPRGVVFVPWFDSARLINKCTLDATDPISKQTDFKKCAVRIVAV
- a CDS encoding chaperone NapD — translated: MTAPPTRPDTAAGELHIASLLVQVRPDREAAVRTALAAMPGTEIALQERAKMVVTLEGPDEGWIAGRMSDIQHLDGVLAALLVFHHAGPAEAGAI
- the napF gene encoding ferredoxin-type protein NapF; the encoded protein is MTGDGIDLARRRFLRGGARRGREARDPAPIRPPWSSPERFAALCTRCGACGGACPEGILQPGDGGFPEIRFGHGECSFCGACADACPAPLFDRTGHPWTLTATIGADCLGNRRIVCRSCRDACPESAIRIAPAPGGLADTAVDAALCTGCGACVAPCPTGAVAVRPAAGAMTGDRA
- the napE gene encoding periplasmic nitrate reductase, NapE protein, with the protein product MVPVPPDVVESSILPTARAPHRCGPRPGTGTSCAACGWDSCTDTSTVTAMSQFHRSGPERPASHRATEAGTAAQAASPATRRQEVAMFLLLAVVIWPILSIAVVGGYGFCVWMYQLIAGPPGPPPV
- a CDS encoding hemerythrin domain-containing protein, which gives rise to MQRRRGRGLFSAGSLAAFAGGAVVAVIASRVLPPLLAQAAGSATGRDPFEALADDHRHIMALLTEMERTRPDETFRRTQLLLRLKRRLAAHALAEEDVVYPLLHDRAHEEGDTRRLYGEHADMKMHLFALEQMPKDDPAWRSRLSALKTLIAGHVRQEEEVDFPKLRGALGQQATGRLSGTVQREKALIL
- a CDS encoding diguanylate cyclase domain-containing protein, with amino-acid sequence MLSIALVVISIAFGLFIVLESTRRIDTASAERTRAEVDEALGELTRAMAKKAEEYSLWNDAVDNIVVRFDSNWVNANVGPYAERLWGLDRSYAWAGNDTLVYASQNGALRTDLGEAARENAELMALVALARARRDAFGGLIRIGRTLFIFGARIIEYEEGRAPLPPNPDRPVQVFLVSLDKELTKVAGSRRIGDLRFVAGGEDERKRLEAGRGAAGLSAPDHLAALPLRDMAGQPLGHLTWTPEQPGRTLVRDTAPYGAVFVLALAALFLTMLRVLLDLKRQEPLRLSEARLAQAQRVARLAYTVHLPEDELEVSENLGDILGLPAGASPTTAGTFLDRVTPRHRAEVQEAYRQSWAENRRFEIEFAVTAWDGRTLYLKEVGQPFHDAGGLVLGLITAIQDVTERKQAEELIRHQATYDALTDLPNRTLFYDRLQQAIRRAVRCHQRMALLFLDLDRFKWVNDSFGHRIGDLLLREAAHRMASCIRDSETVARIGGDEFTVILSEIRDDAEVEAVARRLLEHLEEPFLIAGQTLHISASIGITFAPDHGTDLQQLVKNADMAMYQAKRQGRGGWRFYSPEFDAGSLAS
- a CDS encoding glucose 1-dehydrogenase gives rise to the protein MSVTMTLAGRSALVTGASSGLGRHFAQVLAAAGARVALAARRREALEETRAAVEAAGGSAVVLAMDVTDPASVARAVAEAAEALGGIDVLVNNAGVTATTPFLDLEEEEWDRVIATNLTGCARVAREVARHMRDGAADGTGRTGGSIVNIASILGLRVAGQVAPYAASKAGLVQLTRAMALELARHGIRVNALCPGYLETELNRDFFATDAGRALVRRIPQRRLGRLEELDGPLLLLCSDAGSYMTGSVIAVDGGHLVSSL
- a CDS encoding acyl-CoA dehydrogenase family protein, whose amino-acid sequence is MDFTLPPELDDHRRRVRAFVEEEILPVEGDRANWDEHENIAAEPLERLRAKAKAAGLWALQLPREWGGQGLPMVGLAACYEEMNRSIFGPVCFNAAAPDDGNMRLLSQVATPAQKERWLRPIAEGRVRSAFAMTEPHPGGGSDPSMMRTRAERRGDRWVVTGHKWFITGAGEAQHFILIARTSDDPRKGLSAFLFDRDQPGWRIERRIPIMGPEEHGGHCELIFDGLEIADEDVLMSIGDGLKATQIRLGPARLTHCMRWTGLAKRCLEIAGAYVKERESFGSTLAEHEGVQWLLGEAAMQIEIGRLLTMKAAWALDHGSYARKEVSMAKVQVADTLFKAVDTAVQLCGARGYSKDTVLEWIYRYARQAKLVDGASEVHKMVLSRSYLAEGDGFWRWG